The following are from one region of the Cloacibacterium sp. TD35 genome:
- the porX gene encoding T9SS response regulator signal transducer PorX — translation MSKIIWIDDEVDLLKPHIVFLENKGYTVTPVNNVNEALELIENEKFQLALLDENMPGISGLEAIPMLKNIDSSIKIVMVTKNEEEHIMEQAIGSQISDYILKPVNPNQVLLSLKKNLQEDDLVEQKTKLEYQQGFRNLSMELSYVNTYQEWAEYYKKILNWEIKFDKVFDNEFADLLQSQKEEANIQFSKFIEKNYEEWLHSNEKPIMSHTAFKEKVKPILEKDKILLLMVDNLRYDQWKVIEPLFARFYNKVSEDEYFSILPTATQYARNSFFAGLMPSEIEKRFPDKWFNDNEEGNKNEHEREFLEDQMKRIGLQNKSMKYLKVLNADFERKILDDFNQHKNNDLLVIVYNFIDILSHAKTDNHIVDQLIRDDKTFRSLTVNWFENSSILKIIKLAAEQGFKLVITTDHGMVYVKKPSQVVGDRETSTNIRYKTGKSLTYDEKDVWAITNPEKLFLPKGNLSSKYIFAKNNIFLAYPKNYNHFVNYYKDTYQHGGISLEEIIIPISILEPK, via the coding sequence ATGTCAAAAATAATATGGATTGATGATGAAGTAGATTTACTCAAACCTCATATCGTTTTTCTAGAAAACAAAGGCTATACCGTAACTCCTGTAAATAACGTGAACGAAGCACTAGAATTGATAGAAAACGAAAAATTTCAATTGGCGCTTTTAGACGAAAACATGCCCGGAATTTCTGGTCTGGAAGCCATTCCTATGCTCAAAAATATAGATTCTTCTATAAAAATAGTGATGGTGACCAAAAACGAAGAAGAACACATCATGGAACAAGCCATCGGTTCTCAGATTTCTGATTATATTCTAAAACCGGTAAATCCTAATCAGGTTTTGCTTTCGCTGAAGAAAAATCTTCAAGAAGACGATTTGGTAGAACAAAAAACCAAATTAGAGTACCAGCAAGGTTTTCGTAATCTTTCGATGGAACTCAGCTATGTAAACACTTATCAAGAATGGGCAGAATATTATAAGAAAATATTGAATTGGGAAATCAAATTCGATAAAGTTTTTGACAATGAGTTTGCAGATTTATTACAATCTCAAAAAGAAGAAGCCAACATTCAGTTTTCTAAATTTATAGAAAAAAATTACGAAGAATGGCTTCACAGCAACGAAAAACCGATTATGTCTCACACCGCTTTTAAGGAAAAAGTAAAACCCATTTTAGAAAAAGACAAAATTTTACTTCTGATGGTTGATAATTTGAGATATGACCAATGGAAAGTGATAGAACCGCTTTTCGCAAGGTTTTACAACAAGGTTTCAGAAGACGAATATTTCAGCATTTTACCTACTGCAACTCAATACGCCAGAAATTCATTTTTCGCAGGTTTAATGCCTTCGGAAATTGAAAAGCGTTTTCCAGACAAATGGTTTAATGATAATGAAGAAGGCAATAAAAATGAGCACGAACGCGAATTTTTAGAAGACCAAATGAAAAGAATTGGACTACAAAACAAGTCCATGAAATATTTGAAAGTTCTGAATGCAGATTTTGAACGCAAGATTTTAGATGATTTTAACCAACATAAAAACAATGATTTATTGGTGATTGTCTATAATTTTATCGATATTCTTTCGCATGCTAAAACAGACAATCATATTGTAGACCAATTAATTAGAGATGATAAAACCTTCAGAAGTCTCACTGTAAATTGGTTTGAAAATTCTTCTATCTTAAAAATTATTAAACTCGCAGCGGAACAAGGTTTCAAACTCGTAATTACCACAGACCACGGAATGGTTTATGTAAAAAAACCTTCTCAGGTAGTTGGCGATAGAGAAACCAGCACCAATATCCGTTATAAAACAGGAAAATCTCTCACTTATGACGAAAAAGATGTTTGGGCAATTACTAATCCAGAGAAATTATTTTTACCCAAAGGAAATCTCAGCAGTAAATATATTTTCGCGAAAAACAACATCTTTTTAGCGTACCCAAAAAATTACAACCACTTTGTCAATTACTACAAAGACACCTATCAACATGGCGGAATTTCACTAGAAGAAATCATTATACCTATCAGTATTTTAGAACCTAAGTAG
- the tsaE gene encoding tRNA (adenosine(37)-N6)-threonylcarbamoyltransferase complex ATPase subunit type 1 TsaE, protein MYQTFHIEKIEDWQQVVDQILPQLKHNILLLKGNLGAGKTTFSQFLMKNLGSTDEVSSPTYAIVNEYHSPKGKVFHFDLYRLKKIEEAYDFGIEEYLDNAFLCIIEWPEIYEEELADLPHHEMIITNHGDYREIVFN, encoded by the coding sequence ATGTATCAAACATTCCACATAGAAAAAATTGAAGACTGGCAACAAGTTGTAGACCAAATCCTACCCCAGTTGAAACACAATATTCTTTTGCTCAAAGGAAACTTAGGTGCGGGCAAAACCACATTTTCTCAATTCTTGATGAAAAATTTAGGAAGCACAGACGAAGTTTCTTCGCCCACTTATGCTATTGTAAACGAATATCATTCACCAAAAGGAAAAGTTTTTCATTTTGACCTTTATCGACTCAAAAAAATAGAAGAAGCCTATGATTTCGGCATTGAAGAATATCTAGACAATGCTTTTCTCTGCATTATAGAATGGCCAGAAATCTACGAAGAAGAATTGGCAGATTTACCTCACCACGAAATGATAATTACCAATCACGGAGATTATAGAGAAATTGTTTTCAACTAA
- a CDS encoding alanine dehydrogenase, whose amino-acid sequence MSSTIFTPFTEEQLIPKEEKLEVLKKGKKFSIGIPKETCLHEKRLCVTPDAVQVLVEHGHDIILETGAGEGSFFTDLQFSEAGAQITTSKAEVYGQDLVLKINPPTEEEMEFLKPNAYLVSALQINLRDKDYFKKLAEKKVNAIAFEFIMDEYRQLSLIRLIGEIAGGISILYASELLAKSNGLMLGGITGVRPTEVVVLGAGIVGEFATKAAIGLGASVRVFDNSLSKLRRLHTLIDSRVPTSIIDPKELKKALRRADVVIGALPRLNMPYVVTEDMVKAMKKGSVIIDLTIDYGGCIETSEVTTHENPVIKKHDILHCGLPNLSSRMPRTTTKAISNFFLSYLLNYDEEGGFENMLLKRNEMKQSLYMYKGRHTKKVICDKFDLTYHDINLLIF is encoded by the coding sequence ATGAGTTCTACCATATTTACACCTTTTACAGAAGAACAACTCATTCCTAAAGAGGAAAAATTAGAAGTTCTCAAAAAAGGGAAAAAATTTAGCATTGGTATCCCAAAAGAAACCTGTTTACACGAAAAGAGACTGTGTGTTACTCCAGATGCAGTACAAGTTTTGGTAGAACATGGTCATGATATAATTTTAGAAACTGGCGCTGGTGAAGGTTCTTTTTTCACCGATTTACAATTTTCTGAAGCTGGAGCTCAGATTACAACCAGCAAAGCTGAAGTGTACGGACAAGATTTAGTTCTTAAAATCAATCCGCCAACGGAAGAAGAAATGGAATTTTTAAAACCAAATGCTTATTTGGTTTCTGCACTTCAAATCAACTTAAGAGACAAAGATTATTTTAAAAAATTAGCAGAAAAAAAGGTAAACGCCATCGCTTTTGAATTCATTATGGATGAATATCGCCAGTTGTCACTTATCAGATTGATTGGTGAAATAGCAGGTGGAATTTCTATTTTGTACGCTTCAGAATTATTGGCGAAATCAAATGGTTTAATGCTCGGTGGAATTACTGGAGTTCGCCCTACAGAAGTAGTAGTATTAGGAGCTGGAATTGTAGGAGAATTCGCTACCAAAGCTGCCATAGGTCTAGGAGCAAGTGTAAGAGTTTTTGATAATTCTTTATCTAAATTAAGAAGATTACATACGCTTATAGACAGTAGAGTTCCTACTTCAATCATAGACCCAAAAGAATTAAAAAAAGCACTAAGAAGAGCTGATGTAGTGATTGGCGCATTACCTAGACTCAATATGCCTTATGTAGTAACAGAAGACATGGTAAAAGCCATGAAAAAAGGCTCTGTAATTATAGACCTTACAATAGATTACGGTGGCTGTATAGAAACTTCAGAAGTAACCACTCACGAAAACCCAGTGATTAAGAAACACGATATTCTTCACTGTGGATTACCTAATTTATCATCTAGAATGCCTAGAACCACTACGAAAGCTATTTCTAATTTCTTCCTTAGTTACCTCCTGAATTATGACGAAGAAGGTGGTTTCGAGAATATGCTTTTGAAAAGAAACGAAATGAAACAATCACTCTACATGTATAAAGGCAGACATACCAAAAAGGTGATTTGCGACAAATTCGACCTTACTTATCATGACATCAACCTTTTAATTTTTTAA